In a genomic window of Styela clava chromosome 7, kaStyClav1.hap1.2, whole genome shotgun sequence:
- the LOC144425279 gene encoding collectin-11-like, with protein MAKLLKLFFVLCICFLQSSFGQERIGLCSQVYQMHQYCMNRQDYSTGTNQVAKRGQIGKAGPRGPPGILNYGVINSTISKQFEVLENGLETKFADNFQALERANSNRDDIEHLQRELMNCTRRISNLEEMFTWIRASNNFFYKLFHEKVTYETARSNCKRMGANLASAGVRDSTIRSQLILLIKSGQSKVWIGLDDLQREGNFIWADGVVSTKANTDWSTNQPDNARKEEDCVEFSFWMGWKLNDAGCRFLKKYLCEKQI; from the exons ATGgcgaaattattaaaattattctttgTACTTTGTATCTGCTTTTTGCAATCCTCTTTTGGACAAGAAAGAATCGGACTTTGTTCGCAG GTGTACCAGATGCATCAATATTGTATGAACCGACAAGACTACTCAACTGGAACAAACCAAGTTGCAAAACGAGGACAAATCGGCAAAGCTGGGCCCAGGGGACCTCCTGGAATATTGAACTACGGAGTCATTAATTCGACTATTTCAAAACAATTCGAAG TTCTTGAAAACGGACTAGAAACGAAATTTGCAGACAATTTTCAAGCTTTGGAGAGGGCGAACTCAAATCGTGATGATATAGAACATTTACAGAgag AATTAATGAACTGCACTCGAAGAATCAGCAATCTAGAAGAGATGTTTACGTGGATCAGAGCtagcaacaattttttttacaaattgtttcaCGAGAAAGTAACTTATGAAACTGCTAGATCGAACTGTAAGAGAATGGGAGCAAATCTCGCATCTGCGGGAGTCCGCGATTCTACTATTCGAAG TCAACTGATTTTGTTGATCAAATCTGGACAAAGTAAAGTCTGGATCGGTTTGGATGATCTTCAGCGGGAGGGTAACTTCATTTGGGCAGATGGCGTCGTCTCTACTAAAGCGAATACTGATTGGTCTACAAACCAACCAGACAATGCGAGAAAGGAAGAAGATTGTGTAGAGTTTTCTTTTTGGATGGGGTGGAAATTGAATGATGCTGGATGTCGTTTTCTGAAGAAATATCTAtgtgaaaaacaaatttaa